Within Spinacia oleracea cultivar Varoflay chromosome 4, BTI_SOV_V1, whole genome shotgun sequence, the genomic segment aaggccacggatgcgtgggccgcgctgcgtgggctgctgctcgcacgcgcatgggcagcccttgtggctgtcgtatgtgtgtgagtttgtgctcatgcgtgattcctaaaactacaagagttagtgtatgattaaatttctattcctaattggataaattaattaaatagaattcatgtaggattctaatttcaattaattcgtatcctactaggattacgattccttttccataactctataaataaaggcctaggggtcattatttatacacaagttttaagtattcaaaactaagatttttaagcagaaaaatcagccaatattcttgcctacctaaccgaaaatattagaaccttaagggcgattctagttggtcaatcttaaggcggatccggacgtgctgtggactatctacggagggacgacacttggagtcctaaagacttgttcttgttcggttcgggcgcagctagggaaggcacgcaacaaagagtatgcatctaatctatgctaaatgattatgtgtaaataatatgttttcctgggtttatggtttttccgcatgatttatgaattgtcatatgtatcagaACCTAACAGTCAGGCCTAGTGATGGTGAGGTATATCAACTATCCTAAGATTCTCTGATACAAGTTAGGATCTCGTAGTGGATGACCCTTTTCTGGAGTCAGCTTGAGATGAACATCCATAGGAAGCTTGAATGGAGATGAGGTGTTCACACCAAATTCTTTCAGCAACTCAGAAGTGTATTTCCTTTAGGACACAAAGAAACCATAATCATATCTGCCTATTTCCAAGCCTGAGAAATAGGTAAGTTCCCCAAGGTCTTTCATATGAAAACACTTTGATAGCATCTTTTTAAGATCATTAATCTCCTCAATAGAGTTTCCACATATCTTCAAGTCATCAACATAGATCAGGGTGATAGTGATGGTTGTTGCTGTTGATTTTGTGAACAAGTTGTAGTCTACTTTAGATTAAGTGTACCCAATGGTTGTGAAAGTGTCTAAGAGTTTGTTGAACCATTGTCTAGGAGCTTGTTTAAGACCATATAGAGCCTTGATTAGCCTAAAAACTGTATTCGTTGGTTCAATCTCCCCCTGGTTCACACATATCCTACTTCCAAGACCACTATAGCCTTGTGGCATTTTCATGTACACCTCTTCTTGTAATTCACCATGCAAGAAAGAATTTGTGACATCCATTTTCACTGCAAACATTCAAACATTGCAGTCACTACCATAAGAAGCTCTTACTGTTGTCATTTTAGCCACTGGAGCAAATGCTTCACTGTAGTCAATCATATGAATCTGTTTCTTTCCAAGAACAACCACCCTAGATTTGTGCCTCTCAATGTTACCATCCTTCTTGCGCTTTGTTTTGTACAACCACTTGCACCCAATGACATGTTTCCAAGAGCCAAGGTTGTTATTTCCCAAGTGTCATTCAGTTCTAGTGCCTCCAATTCTGTATTCATGCCATCTACCCAGTGCTTGTGAGCAACTGCATATTTTAAATGCTAAAGATCAGTTGTTCTTATCATTTTGGACAAGAAACAACTAAATTGTTTGTCCAAAGGAAATTGTGTCACGGTTATTATATTTCCAGAAGGTCTCACAGATGGATTCAGATAGTTTTCCATCCAAGTAGGTGGTTTTGTTGGTctttagtgttaggttatgatacatatgatattacataaatcatgcggaaacaaccattaacccaggattacatattatttacacataatcatatagcataatttagatgcatactctttgttgcgtgccctccctagctgcgcccgaaccgagcaagaacaagtctttaggactccaagtgtcgtccctccgtagatagtccacagcacgtccggatccgccttaagattgaccaactagaatcgcccttaaggtactagaattttcggcacttttgagcaagatgtgtggctgaatttttctctcaaaaactcactttgaatactttgaaactcgttataaattgtgaacccaggccacatatttatagggttatggaaagggaattggaatcctattcagatacaaattaattaaacctagaatcctacaagaactctaatttaattaatttatcaaatagaattaggaatttaatcattaaccgaactctgcacgttttaggaaacgtgcacgaacacaaacacttacgcacacacacacggcagcctcgatgggccgcccatgcgtgcgtgcgagcagcagcccacgcagcgaggcctgcgcgagccacaagcccacgcaagcatccgcgcgcgctgcgcgcgctgtgcgcgctgccacggcctgctgggcctggcgtggctgtttgtgtggcgcgcttggcttgctgggcgatggcctggcttcgtgctgggccctcgtccggcaggcctcgtccgatgcttattcgtacgatacgcttccgattaaatttccgattccggaattcatttccgatacgaacaatatttaacatttccgattccggaattaatttccgtttcgaacaaatatttaatatttccgtttccggaattattttccgattccggtaatatttccgattctgacaatatttccgtttccggcaatatttccgattctggtaatatttccatttccgataatattttccgatacgtaccatgtttccgtttccggcaacatctacgacttggataatatttatatttccgatacgatccatatttccgtttccggcaatatcatcgtttccggagtattcatttcttgcctgtgacgatctcagctcccactgaaaccaagatccgtcgattccgaatatccatagatagagtatttaatgccattaaatacttgatccgtttacgtactatttgtgtgaccctacgggttcagtcaagagtaagctgtggattaataacattaattccacttgaactgaagcggcctctagctaggcattcagctcacttgatctcactgaattattaacttgttaattaatactgaaccgcatttattagacttatcatagaatgcatacttggaccaagggcattatttccttcatttaggACCTTCTCAGAGCTGGTTGAGGTAATGGTTCATCTGGTTGATGTGTTTGTGTTTGGGGCTCTGTGTTTAGGCTTGTGTTTGGGTTTAGTTCAAGTTCATCATCGTGGTCAACAATATACTCCATGAtgtcatttgaaaattatgttGGAGGGACATTGGAACAGGAAGTGGTTTCATGTAATTAGACACACAATTTTTGTTAAAGGGAAAGATATTCTCATGAAATTTTACATCTCTTGATACAAATTGGGACATTTCCAAGAGGTTCAGAAGCATATATCCCTTCTGGGCTGCAGAATACCCTAGGAAACCACAAGGTACACCCGTTGATTCAAATTCGTCACCTGTTTGTTCTGGATTTGTGGCAAAACACAAACAACCAAAGACTCTCAAGTAATCATATTTTGGAGGAGAGTTGTTAAGAACTTCATAAGGAGTTTTATTATGCAAAATCGGTGTGGGAAGTCTGTTTATCAGGTGTACATCAGTCAGGGCATATTCACTCCAGTATTTCAGAGGTAAACTTGCTTGAATTCTCAGAGCTCTACTCACTTCTAGAACATGTCTATGCTTCCTCTCAACCCTTGCATTCTATTGAGGTCTCTTTACACAAGAATTTTGATGGATGATTCCCATATTTGTAAAGAAAATTTTGCATTCATCATCGTCAAACTCAAGAGAATTGTTTGACCTGATGATTTTGATCTTCTTGTTGTACTGAGTATTTGCATAATTGCTGAACATTTCTATTGTTTCAAATGACTCAGATTTGAGTTTCTGCAAATACATCAAGGTCATTCTTGAGAAATCATCCACACTTGTCATGAAATATCTATACTTTCCTCTTGCTACCACTCCGTAGGGTCCCTAGAGATCAATGTGTATCAACTCAAAAGGTTGAGCAACATGTGAGTCACTCAGAGAATAAGGTAGCTTTGTAAAATTGGACATAGGACAAGTTATACATGTATAAGTTTTGTCTTTCACATAGGGTTGCACACAAGGAATATATCTAAGTTTTGACTTAGGTGCATGCCCCAATCTGTGGTGCCAAAGATCATACAGTTAAGTTCTAGAGCTTGCATCCCCAACTAACTTTCTTGTTCTTCCTTTACCTTTTTAAATAGTACAGACCATGTTTCATTTCTCCTTCTCCTCTGAGTTCCCTTGTTAAGGAATCCACAATGGTGCATGTCCTAGGGCAGAACAACACATCACATAGATTTTCTTTGGCCAACTTATGAATAGACATCAAGTTGTGTTTAAATTGAGGCACATACAACACATGCATTTATCATCTCAAGACCATTTGACAGGGTGATATCACCATAGTGAGTTATCATTGCGCTTGCACCAGTTGGCAAGTTTATTGTGAGATTTGATAGTGCTTTCCTCATATTTGTCAGCAAGTTTAGGCTTCATGTCATGTGATCAGATGCACCTGAGTCCGTTATCCACGCATCACACTTTGCATTGAAACAAGTCATCATCCCAAAGAAAGCATTATCCATTTCACATCAGTTTCTGAATGTTTCATGGCATTGAGTGTTTTCACTGCACTTGATGGCATTAACTTAAGTACATTTTCCAGTTTCTTACTTGAGAAGACAATCTCATCATCTTTTTCACTTATCCCTTGAGCAGTATTACCTGATTTCAAACCACTTGAGGTGACTCCCTTGTTTCCTGGCCACCTTGTTCTAGAAGACTGACttttgttttcagttttgtTCCTAGGTTTTTTGTTGTATTTTTAGTTCTATTTAGGATATCTCACAACAGTCCAACACCTTTAATTGTTGTGTCCTTTGATCCCAGAAGCAGTGCAGGTTccatttttctcttttcttgCACTACCTTTGCTATACATAGCAGAGGTGTCACTGTCAAAACTACCATTGTGAACCAGTACATCACGTTGAGTTTCTTCTTGCTGTATCACAACACATGTAGACTCAACAGATGGTAAAGGTAACTGCATAAGCAACTGACTTCTTTGTGGGCTATAGACATCATCAAGACCATTTAGAAACTAAAACATTTAGCTTCTTCTATCTGAGTTTCAATTCATTAcaccaattgcttgttggttcaatgataattggggctgaacttggtagggaggacccatgttcgatcccccgcaacaacaattgggaggggactggaacctatccacccacaACTCGCCCCGAATCTGGATTATCCCTAAAattgaaccgggtgctaacaccaaaaaaaaaaaaaactttcatAACAGGTGTTACATCTTGTGCAACAGTTGTGAGCATAGGAAACATATTCATTGATTCAATTTCATCCCATAGACTACTCATAACAGTGTATTATTCATCTATTTTGCTACCATTTTGTTTCAGGTTAAACAAATCTTTGCTAAGCTTGTATTTCTAGATCCATTAGAAAGCATAAACCTTTTTTCTAACTGTTTTCATGCCTCATGTGCATTCTtaataaacaaaatataatttttaatgCATTCATAAACATTAGTATGAAGGTAGAGAGTTACCAGATCATTGCAGGTGTCCCACTAAGTTGCATTGATTTCATCCTCTGTGCTCCTTGTCATAGTGCCATTGACAAATCCGAGCTTTCTTTTGGATGAGAGTTGTATCTCAAATGACCTCCTCCATGCTTTATAGTCAGCATGACCTTGCAAATTAGCCACACTAATGGAGGGAGGTCCATCAAATGGATGAAGGAACAAAGGATTCTGCATATCTTAAAATGTAAACCTCGATCCCATAGATACTGAAAGTGTTGTCACTCAGATTCACTTACTTGCAGTTATAAAGATGGAAACTATCAAGTGATTTCTTACGAATAACTCCACTCTTACAAACTTCACTCTAATTCTTTGATGTTCTGAACTCctactgctctgataccatgaagatTTTCATCAACGAAATGTAGaaagttgcagaatttgttttgagaaaagagaggaagagaaagattgaaacttgtagCTCAAGTATTTTTGTTATTCAACTTGACTGTTACCCTTACAATCCTCTGCCTTAAATACCATAATTCCAATAATTTGTGGTGGCTAACCTAGTACTACAAAAGACCAAAATAACCTTGCTTACAATAAGAAAAAGACAACAACACATTGGCTAAAGGAAAAGACAATTCAAAGGCAACATAGAGTTGGCTCAAGTGGTAAGCAGCTTGATGCCGCTTAAAGGAGGTCTCGGGTTTGAGCCTCGCCGTATGCAAAAATTCTTGTTGGGAGACTCACCCACAATAAGCAAGGTGTGCGATCCGGGTCGGATCCGGATGTAGCCGGAGCTAAGCTCCGGTGAACCGGGTGTGCTATgtgttaaaaaaaaaggaaaagataaTTCAAAGGCCTTAAAAAGAGAATGAGCTTGCTTCATTGGGCTAAGCCTCTTAATATAATCATGTTGTACTAATTAGTTTTAGATTGCTGACATGTACAACAACTTAATTATGATTGGTTACTAGATTGTATGAAGGGCTCTCATTGGTTGAGACACATCATACCATACTTGTATATAAGTAGTTCCTACTGCTCTTTCAATCTGTTTTCTCTCAAAGAATTCTTAGAATTCTAACACATACCATTGTATACACTCATTGTAAGTCTTGTAAATAGGTTAAGGTAACAGAAAGAGAAGAAGATGCACACTCATTGTAAGTCACGTAAGCTTATACATTTAGGGTTAACTGTGTTGGAAACAATGCAAAGAAAGAGTTTTATCATATTGTGAAAAAGTCCCACATTGGTGGAAATGAAAAGTAGCATTTTCAAGTGGAGTATTTAAAGAAAAGGGTTTtgtcccacatggaaagaaaatgAACTTTTCTCCTTGTTTAAATATAGGGAAGTGTTGTTTACTTCTTGAAGTGCTTCCCCTAGTGGTTTGGGCTAGGAAGGGAATCCCCACACGCGTGCCGCCGCCACCCGTCCGGCCGGTTCTTGTTCGTGGCACGTGCGCGGTGTGGTGGGGCCTTCTTTTTGGGCCAAGTCGTAACTGACGGTCCAGTTATTATGAGACCGTTCAGTTACGTAGCTCGCTCCACATTCTTAAATTAAAAACGTAACGGTCGCATTTATTACGAAAACGGTTCCATGATTTCCGCTTCCGTTTTAATTCAGATTTTcggttttgattttgaatatctGATTTTATTCACTAattaattcttattttattcacTAATTAAAACTCTGAATTTCGGTTACAGTTTTGGACTCCCTATAAAATCAGTTGGGCAGTTCAGTTTTGATACACTGAAAAATCATTCTACCCTCTATCTTATTCTGAGCATATTATGAGTTCCTAATTCGTTTTATTCGAGTGCACGTTAAAACGAGTTGCTGTGTAAAATCTTGGGGGGCAACGTCTATTAcgattgcaccatagtcggggcgaattttgcttctaagacgGTGTTTCGTAACACGTCACAGCTTTATTCACATCAAATATTCGGCCCATATTTTATTCTCATTTTCGAATTTTACAGTATCATTTCCTACAAACTGATCGAGGGAGAGTTTGATCAGGGAAAGATCTCATGCATGGTTTGTCGAAAGCTTCCAGTCTTTGTTATCAGCATCATGTGCTTTATAGTGAATGTATTGAGAGGTTTTCTCTCGACACTTGGTTTCCCACGGTAATTTAAATTTCCTTGTCACTATTTTCATGATCGGTTTGTGCGTTTACTTActtttttcgtaattgttaatcaATCCGTGACCAAACTAGCTAGTTACCACTTACCATAATTTGTTTCCCATCACTTTTTCTGTGTGACGTGTGACCATTAATATATTATCACGTACTACGCACGCAGTACTAATTTATCGATCATGTAGTACTAGATAAACTAAATCAATTCAATTTGGTGAAATTATTTAGCCCAACCCCTAGCTACTAGATGATCATCGATTCATCATGTGAGACATGTTCAACATGCACGAACAAATTAGCAATTGAATTAGACGTACGTACACATGAGTTAATTtacacaattcaattcaatgcactttacaatttaaaaaaaatccaaattctCGGCGAAATCCCTATTAATTCATCTCAAACTCGATCCACAAAGAAAGTAGGTAGAGTACTATTAACTCAAACATATTGTTGTTGCTTGGGTTTTGAGTATGTAGAGGCAGCATCAAACTGAGAATTTGCCATGGCAATGTCATCTTGATATGGAACAGTTCTTGTTGCCGAATGGCGAATGACCGAGAAGTAATAGGAGGAGCATAGGCCTAAGATACAGGCAAGAAGTGCCATAACACCACCAGCAGCAAATATACCAGGTCTTACGGTGTAGCAAAGTCCTGTTGAAGGGAGAAATTCTTGACGAGTGCTGAGATTAGCAGCTGATAATAGGAGACTAATCCCTATGATAGAACCAACACTGTATGTAACATATGACAGAAAGTAGAAAACAAATTACCGTTAGGTTGTTAGACTATCATAATGTGTGTTCAAAATGTATTAATTAACGTTAATGATATATGACACTCTTATGCTCCGTCTGTTTTGACggaaaacaatatttttctggaagttaatttttcaatttccctttttttgttttgttaatggtggaaaacaatttttcgaATGTGGAAAACAACTTTCAGTGTGAAGAGAAGAAATACAAACATTTTCTTCTACGTTCCCTTACTGTTCTTATTTTTTCCTCCTCATATCCATCTATCATTTCCACTTTTATTTCTGTTTTTCTTGATATATAAGTTTTCTTGTAAGGAAACAAACAaagtaaaattattttttcatgGTGCTTTTACTTGAAAATTGTGTTCCACTGAAACTATTATCTTTTGAAAGTATTTTCGGTTGaaacaaacggagccttaaggttatttttcttttttttttctttcttttttttctcttttacgTCTCACCTTTGGATCAATGAGGAAACCGTCGTCCAAAGTTTTACTCAGCAATTTTTACAAGTTAATCAAATATTAAAATCTAccctaatattttaaaacatgaTATTTTGCATATCATGATGCCACATATAATCTCGATCtcaattaattttttgtttaatcCCTCTATTCTTAattatttacaaacttttatataagacaatcttacacaaaagacacCTTGTTATCGTATAAGTTACGGATTGAAACCAGTTAGTTAAGAattagaaccaattagttaagcaatgaaagtaATTAAGCactataactaattagttaagcaatgaaaccaattagttaagcaatcagagtggtcttttcggtaagacgtcttacacaaaagttgccgttAATTATTAGTCCCGTTTGGAATTTTGACACTATATAAATTGAAGAGAATCTTCcaatttctttccaatacgtatttcaaaatatattcatcTGAGATCTTGTTTTGTTcgtcaaatttttatatttttttaacgtACGTATTTGAAGATATTCAcattaaatattgagttgaaacagACTACAAAGTGAAAAGGGGattaatatttaagaacggtatttttttttgtgaaaccAACATTTATTTCCCTCTTTACCTATCATTTCCTGGCAATATCTTTTGTTATTTCAAAATCTATATCTCAATACATAGAAAATAtaacaaatttaaattaaaaaagctCGTGCATCCAACGGATAAAAACTACGGAGTAGTTTATTGTAGAAAGAACATAGCTATAAAATACGAGTTGTAATTACCAGGATAAAATATAACAATTGATTGCTCCGAGTTGGAATGATTGAGCGTTGGAGTCATTTCTCTGGTAACAAGGACAACGAGCTATACCACAGATAGTTATCTGGACGATAAGTGTGAGCAATGCTGCTGCATATCCAAGTATGTTAGCTGGTGTTCTTGGGTATTCGCAGTTACCGAACTTTGTTAGATTAATGTCCGATGCCTGATAatcatcaacatcaacatcaacaccatctatattattaaagcggAGTGGTGGTAATTGTGAGAGCTCCAAAATTTCAATCCCCATCTTTCATACATTGTAATTTAAGGAGATTTAggcgattaaaaaaaaaaaaaaatccaatcaACAACATCTTCACGAACAACTAATTGGAAGACTTATTTGGAAAGAAGAATAATCAATAATGCTCAACatgaaaaaaataagaaaacactATATATTTTACACATTGAAATTGAATTACACAAAGTTAACATTGTCATTTACtcaaaaaaatgtaaaaaaattTAACATCGTGGTTATgagatttatattttttttataatttaaatacgtACCCGTGCAATAGCACGGGCACATACTAGTTTAGGGATTATTTCATATGACTAATAAGTGTTTATTAAGGTAAATTATTCTTTCTTAGACCCCGTTCAATTTATTATATCAAGATTAATCactaattaagtaattaaacGAGCCAAAATGTTACCTTAATCTTTGTAGCCTCAGCAGCAAAAGCAAGAGCAGTAGCAACCAAACCTAGGAAACCCACAACAACAACGTACACCATAACATTGACCTTTCCCATGCTGACCTCTCTTTTCTGAGTGTCATCTCAATCAAGCTTAGTTACTTGCTTTATATAATATACTCTAATCTAAAATTATCAATATAGTATAAATATGTATTGATTTCTTTCTTTATCACCTTAATAATTTAATATGTATTATTTAGAACTACTTGTTTAATTACTAGAAGAACAAGCCTTTGGTTAATTCATTTGATTGATATGGCTGTGTTTCTATACTTGACTAGTCGTACAAGTATTTTACGTGTTCTCAATTAGTTTTAAAGTCATTTTCATGTAGAATTAAGCAAAAGCTGGCTAATTTTTGACCGAATGTGTTGTTATTATCAtattatgttattttttttgacggggTTATCATATCAATATTAATTGGTAGATTTGATTACTTCGTATTAGTATTGGATTAcgaaaaattgtaccattaaggACAGGAAAtctcgtcgctaaaggccaataaatGTTGATTAATAATGACGGAATTTTCTGTCGCGAAGCCGTCATAAAAGAGGGTCgccgttaatggaaaatcccgtcgttaacccgtcgtaaaagacatttgcgacggttattcccatctttatttggttgttagccccgtcgcaaaaggcttttacgacggaatttttgacccgtcgtaaacTCTATCTTATTCAGAGAGACTCCTAATTCAAAACCAGAAATTAATTCTGGCATAATATTTGCAACTCAGAAGTCAGAACCCAAGTAAATCCAAACATTCTCAGATACGTGTTAAAAATCACATAATAATCCATTGAATCAAAAAAATCCGAAACCAAATATCTGGATCTGTTAAGATCTGACCAGTGGCGGAGCgaggaatttttttttgggtgtcgACAGTGGCGTTCCAAGGATTTTTAGAGTGTTGTGTCCGGTGATCTTCCACAACACACAACATATTACTAAAAAAATGTATCGTCctaaaattaatcaatattcataTTATAATCGTGCAAAATTATTACAATGATAGATGTGTGGTAAAAACTGAAAAAGAATTACTTAATTTAAGAGAGCGGGTGtttaaaatcaaaaccctaaatgACCAGTTATTTATAAAGACTGGTCTCTTAGGATTATCCCTCTATATTTTTCAGAAATCTAACAGATCCGTTCTTTGTAAAGGATGGTCTCTTATGATTATCTCTATAGTATACCCGATGTCTTCTCTGCGGGGTGTTTTTGCGTATAACCTAAGAGATCGGTGTTAAAGAATAACAGATCTCTTAGATTTCAGCTATAAGtatttttttccaattttttttgggGGTCCACCCTACCTAGCTCCGCCACTGGATCTGACGATCCATGAAACATCACGTGTGAGAGTTTACATTGACAAAAGAGAAAAGAGTTgggggcgtttggttcgcaAAGTGGTATGGGGTTGAAATCAGTCATGATATCAAGATGGTATGGGTTTGGAACTTGATTCTTAATATAATGTGTTTGGTTTATATTgggaatgaatttttttttttcctttgttttgaTACCTATAGTAAAGGTATGAGCCAAACTCACCTCTCCCAAAGGTTTCTAAACCCCATACCTTGAGGGTTTGAGGTATGGGTTTGAAACTCTTAAAATTACCAACCAAACAAATGGTATAGGTTTAGACCATTCTAAACCCATACCTCATACCTAAAGTTCgcgaaccaaacacccccttaaTCACTTAATAAGCTAGGCCAAGGGTCTACTCCTcttattgccatatggttttaaggtggaacctcaTTTGGTCTTGTTAAGTGGACTCTCTACGTGCCTGGGCCGCACCCGTCATCAAGAGAGACAATCCACTTAACAAGACCGTAGGAGGTTCCATCTTGaaaccatatggcaataaggggagtagcccCTTGACCTTATGAAGTGATTAACTCtctcttttatcaatgtggTACTCTCACACGTGTTGTTTCATGGGTCAGATCTTAACACTTTTCCTCACGTGTGAAGTCCCTTTTTAGTTCGGTCATGTGTGATCGATTTTCATGGGTTAGAGCGCGTTTCTCGATATCCTTTGGTCT encodes:
- the LOC110786199 gene encoding uncharacterized protein; this encodes MGKVNVMVYVVVVGFLGLVATALAFAAEATKIKASDINLTKFGNCEYPRTPANILGYAAALLTLIVQITICGIARCPCYQRNDSNAQSFQLGAINCYILSCVGSIIGISLLLSAANLSTRQEFLPSTGLCYTVRPGIFAAGGVMALLACILGLCSSYYFSVIRHSATRTVPYQDDIAMANSQFDAASTYSKPKQQQYV